The following DNA comes from Streptomyces pristinaespiralis.
TCCTCGCCGCCGGGCGCGGGAGAGTCCTGTCCGGGCTCCGTGGGGGTGGTGTCCGGCGGCCGGGTGGCCGGATCCTCCCCGCCGCCTCCGTCACCGCACCCCGCCACCAGTGCGGCCGCGCCCGCCGCGCCCACCACGAGGACCGTCCGTCGGCTCGTGTCCATGACACTCTCCTCTGTTCGTCGACCCCGTCCGCCCGGGGGCACGAGCATCCTGGCCTCCGAACCGGCGGAGAAGAAGCAACCGGGCAGTCGTGTCCGCCCGTCGGCCCAGGCCCAGTGTGCGCCCGAACGGGCCGTCGGTCCCAGAGGGCGGCCGGGCCGGGACGGCCCGTGTCTCGCAGAGCGGTCGCCGCGGCCGCCCCGCCGCGCGCTGACTAGGCTGAAACGGAGCACCCGCCAGGCAGGACCGGCGGGTAAGAACGTGAGGAGCACGACGTGGCGGTACGAGCGGTCCGCGGAGCCGTCCAGCTGGAACGGGACGACGCCGGACACATGGGCGAGCAGGTCGGCGAACTGCTCACCGCCATCCTGGAACGCAACGGCCTGGCCGTCGACGATCTGATCAGCGTCTGGTTCACCGCCACCCCCGATCTGCACAGCGATTTCCCCGCGGCCGCCGCACGCGGGCTCGGCATCGTGGACGTGCCGCTGATCTGCGCGCAGGAACTCGACATCGCCGGGGCCATGCCGCGTGTCGTCCGCATCCTCGCGCACGTCGAGTCCGACCTGCCCCGGTCGAAGATCGCCCATGTCTACCTCGGCGCCGCCGCCGCCCTCCGCAAGGACATCGCCCAGTGAGAACCGCGCTCGTCATCGGAACCGGACTGATCGGCACGTCCGCCGCGCTGGCCCTCGCGGGACGCGGCGTCACCGTGCACCTCGTCGACCACGACCCCGAGCGCGCCCGCACCGCCGCCGCGCTCGGAGCGGGCACGGACGAGCAGCCGGAGGGCCGCGTCGACCTCGCCGTCGTCGCCGTGCCGCCGGCGCATGTCGCCGCCACGCTCGCCGGTGCCATGCGCGCCGGCGTCGCCCGCGGCTACCTCGACGTCGCCAGCGTCAAGGGAGGCCCCCGCCGCGAGCTCGAGGCGATGGGCCTCGACCTCTCCGCCTACATCGGCACGCATCCGATGTCCGGCAAGGAACGCTCCGGCCCGCTGGCGGCCACCGCCGACCTCTTCGAGGGCCGCCCGTGGGTGCTCACCCCCACCAGGGAGACGGACACCGAGGTCCTCAACCTCGCTCTCGAGCTGGTCGCCCTCTGCCGTGCCGTGCCCGTCGTGATGGACGCGGACGCCCACGACCGGGCGGTCGCCCTCGTCTCCCACACCCCGCAGCTGATCTCCTCGATGGTCGCGGCGCGCCTCGAGGACGCCGACGACACCGCCGTGCGGCTCTGCGGGCAGGGCATCCGCGACGTGACCCGGATTGCGGCCTCCGACCCCCGGATGTGGGTGGAGATCCTCTCCGCGAACCCCGGGCCGGTGGCCGACGTGCTGGCCGGCGTCGCGGCCGACCTCGACGAGACGGTCCGCGCCCTGCGGTCCCTGCAGTCCTCCGACGAGTCCAAGCGCCAGGACGGCGCGGAGGGCATCGAGGACGTCCTGCGGCGCGGCAACGCCGGCCGGGTACGGGTGCCGGGCAAGCACGGCACGGCACCGGCGGCCTACGAGGTCGTCGCCGTACTGATCAGCGACCAGCCGGGCGAGCTGGCCCGGATCTTCGCCGACACCGGCCGCGCCGGCGTGAACATCGAGGACGTCCGCATCGAGCACGCGACCGGCCAGCAGGCCGGCCTCGTCCAGCTGATGGTCGAGCCCACGGCGGCGCCGCTGCTCAGCGCCGCGCTGCGGGAACGGGGCTGGTCGATCCGCCAGTAGCCAGCCGGCGGCCCGCACGCGCCTCGGGGGAAGCGTGCGGGGTCGTGTCAAGGGGCCGCTCCGGGGCCCCGGCGTACGGGTGCAGAAGTGGTCGTCCGCACTCGGTAACCTTGTGCTGGGCCCCTCGGCACTCCGGCCGTGCCCACTCCCACGAACCAGGAAGGTGTCCGACACCGTGGAATCCGTGATCGTCGCCATCGATGGCCCCTCCGGCACGGGCAAGTCGAGCACCTCCAAGGCCGTCGCCTCCGCGCTGGGGCTGAGCTACCTCGACACCGGCGCGCAGTACCGCGCGATCACCTGGTGGATGATCAGCAACGGCGTCGACGTGTCCGACCCGGCCGCTGTGGCGACCGCCTCCGGGAAGCCCGTGATCGAGTCCGGCACCGACCCGTCGGCACCGACGATCACCGTCGACGGTCTCGACGCCTCCGGCCCGATCCGCGAG
Coding sequences within:
- the aroH gene encoding chorismate mutase, which codes for MAVRAVRGAVQLERDDAGHMGEQVGELLTAILERNGLAVDDLISVWFTATPDLHSDFPAAAARGLGIVDVPLICAQELDIAGAMPRVVRILAHVESDLPRSKIAHVYLGAAAALRKDIAQ
- a CDS encoding prephenate dehydrogenase; its protein translation is MRTALVIGTGLIGTSAALALAGRGVTVHLVDHDPERARTAAALGAGTDEQPEGRVDLAVVAVPPAHVAATLAGAMRAGVARGYLDVASVKGGPRRELEAMGLDLSAYIGTHPMSGKERSGPLAATADLFEGRPWVLTPTRETDTEVLNLALELVALCRAVPVVMDADAHDRAVALVSHTPQLISSMVAARLEDADDTAVRLCGQGIRDVTRIAASDPRMWVEILSANPGPVADVLAGVAADLDETVRALRSLQSSDESKRQDGAEGIEDVLRRGNAGRVRVPGKHGTAPAAYEVVAVLISDQPGELARIFADTGRAGVNIEDVRIEHATGQQAGLVQLMVEPTAAPLLSAALRERGWSIRQ